The following proteins come from a genomic window of Mariniflexile sp. TRM1-10:
- the rplL gene encoding 50S ribosomal protein L7/L12 produces the protein MADLKDFAEKLVNLTVKEVNELATILKDEYGIEPAAAAVAVAAGPAAGGDDAAEAQTEFTVVLKAAGASKLGVVKLVKELTGLGLKEAKELVDGAPSNVKEGVSKDEAEALKASLEEAGAEVELK, from the coding sequence ATGGCAGATTTAAAAGATTTCGCAGAAAAATTAGTTAACCTAACAGTAAAAGAAGTAAATGAGTTAGCTACAATATTAAAAGATGAGTATGGTATTGAGCCTGCTGCTGCAGCTGTAGCAGTTGCTGCTGGTCCTGCTGCTGGTGGTGATGATGCTGCTGAAGCTCAAACTGAGTTTACAGTTGTATTAAAAGCTGCTGGTGCATCTAAATTAGGTGTTGTTAAATTAGTTAAAGAATTAACTGGTTTAGGATTAAAAGAAGCTAAAGAATTAGTTGACGGAGCTCCAAGTAATGTAAAAGAAGGCGTTTCTAAAGACGAAGCTGAAGCTTTAAAAGCATCTTTAGAAGAAGCTGGAGCAGAGGTTGAGCTTAAATAA